A genomic window from Prunus persica cultivar Lovell chromosome G2, Prunus_persica_NCBIv2, whole genome shotgun sequence includes:
- the LOC18786282 gene encoding beta-D-glucosyl crocetin beta-1,6-glucosyltransferase: MIVPVGPLVQEPMDLKVDEETWIMKWLNKRERASVVYVCFGSEYFLTKEEIEEIAHGLELSKVSFIWVIRFPNEEKGRRVEEVLPEGFLERVGEKGIIVEGWAKILKHSSVGGFVSHCGWSSVLESVKFGVPIIAMPMHLDQPINSRLVEEEGVGVEVKRTTEGSLQREEVAKVIRDVVVEKIGEGVRKKALEIRDNMKKKEDAEIDGVVEELMQLCTKTGSNVNF; this comes from the coding sequence ATGATCGTGCCAGTTGGTCCACTTGTTCAAGAGCCAATGGATTTAAAAGTCGATGAGGAAACATGGATCATGAAATGGCTGAACAAAAGGGAGAGGGCATCGGTTGTGTATGTTTGCTTTGGCAGTGAGTACTTTCTAACCAAGGAGGAAATCGAAGAGATAGCTCATGGGTTAGAGCTTAGCAAAGTGAGCTTTATTTGGGTTATAAGATTTCCAAACGAAGAGAAAGGTAGACGGGTTGAAGAAGTATTACCAGAAGGGTTTTTAGAGAGGGTGGGGGAGAAGGGAATTATAGTGGAGGGTTGGGCAAAAATATTGAAGCATTCTAGTGTTGGTGGGTTTGTGAGTCACTGTGGATGGAGCTCAGTTTTGGAGAGCGTCAAGTTTGGTGTTCCAATTATAGCCATGCCTATGCATCTTGACCAGCCGATTAACTCTAGATTAGTAGAGGAGGAGGGTGTTGGTGTGGAGGTTAAGAGAACCACAGAAGGCAGCCTGCAAAGAGAAGAGGTAGCAAAGGTGATCAGAGACGTGGTTGTGGAGAAAATTGGAGAGGGAGTGAGGAAAAAGGCATTGGAAATAAGAGAcaacatgaaaaagaaagaggatgCAGAGATTGATGGGGTGGTGGAGGAATTGATGCAACTCTGTACGAAAACTGGATCGAATGTCAACTTTTAA